CGGGAAAAAGCGAACTATACTGAAAATGAAACAAGGAGTGATGTTCATGAAAACATATAGCATTAGACCGAATAAAGATGCAGACGCATGGCACTTGAAACTTGACGATGCTGTTCCAGAGAAAGAATACGATAAAAAGGATGAAGCAGTTGAAGCGGGTACAAAAGTCGCTGAACAAAACAAACCGAGTAAACTCGTCATCTATAATCACTTAAATGAAGTAATCGACGAGAAAATATACAAGTAATCGTATAAAAGCGCCTGGCACCTGGAAGGTAATTTTCAGGTGTCAGGCGCTTTTATTAACAGGTTTGTATGTTTATAAATTCCTGCATGCGATTTTATGAAGGAGTACAAAAAATGACCTGGTACAATTTGTCCCAGATCATTTTGATGAATTACTTAGCTTTTTCCATACATTTCATTAACGATTGTTCAACATCGTTAGCAACTTGTCGAACTTGTGAATCATCGACAAAATCCATTAATGTTGTAGGCTTTGGCATTCCAATGTGAGTTACACCATCTTCTGCGTAAACGACAAGCTTACAAGGAAGGAAGTATCCAGCTAATTTTGAAAACTCAAGAACTTGCTTAGCAATTTTTGCGTTACATACTTCAAGAATTTGAAATGGTTCGTCCAATCCTAACCCTTTCTCATCTAGCTTATCTTTAACGCTAAAAGACCATAAAACAGAAAATCCATCTTCAAGTAATGTTTCCTCTAATGCAGCAATAGCTTCTTCAGGTGTTTTTGTAGATGTTACAGTAAAGTTAAAGCTCATGGTTAACCCTCCTTAAAATATCCCACTAGGTATATATATTACCGATTTTAAATGAACAGAAACATTTTATCAATAAAATCCCCTTCCATTGAACTTCGAGGGCAGTTTGACAGGTGAAAACGACGATAGTAAAATACTATAATAGTTTTACGTATAATATTCATTAATTATAAACAAAACTTTCCAAATTTAAATGTACGGATCTTATTGATTAGTGACGTACGATGGCATAGACTTATTTGAAGATAAGGTAGTGTTTCCATTCGAAATGCTACTTTTTCGTTTTTTATACGTCTGAACAAGACCATTGGCAGATAAAAAGCTAGATGACGAAAGTAATGATT
The Bacillus shivajii DNA segment above includes these coding regions:
- a CDS encoding DUF2188 domain-containing protein — translated: MKTYSIRPNKDADAWHLKLDDAVPEKEYDKKDEAVEAGTKVAEQNKPSKLVIYNHLNEVIDEKIYK
- a CDS encoding DUF302 domain-containing protein, which codes for MSFNFTVTSTKTPEEAIAALEETLLEDGFSVLWSFSVKDKLDEKGLGLDEPFQILEVCNAKIAKQVLEFSKLAGYFLPCKLVVYAEDGVTHIGMPKPTTLMDFVDDSQVRQVANDVEQSLMKCMEKAK